The following proteins are co-located in the Nomia melanderi isolate GNS246 chromosome 1, iyNomMela1, whole genome shotgun sequence genome:
- the Setx gene encoding putative helicase senataxin isoform X1 — MGAKDDCYFVLERINVPGVIILDKPDHTYTCGRAKENQIVCISLAVSRRHCIFFHRKNELYVTDLKSSNGVFINGVPQQPYQTTKLNPNDVIGVGCSGFDNMDETMFAYKLHLIAQPQIVVQSLAEPSLNHKTASSKCITNDKSDHAIKRKREQKNCDTNVVPNKIPKLLDRLESCSKEASLKEHSNAVDDNDLEIVHVSFNNNVLESDRLVNSMNSQLSNTSSGSKEKQNALSSCKDTDQSSKNTFQNVAKSMESNLLNNKNKENLANSRNCCNVQSEHRIGDTSTKAVSIENRNYDSKVNLKTPESEKTETLSPKVPSSFVITGDNAIKMEEELQLTDVDESIFWNSSNDVPLESPIKLKKIQHVPKTKFSEEDVVKLSDSEDDVFPCSQLFDIRFGMNASVKHEIKEEAVEIENERFSMLDDEDLIVSLSDSDDEDKNWLRRLSRSQTLNEDEFNREVKDDSIKKEDADVQIIDLEDLCSGSDMSADKSRSSINEKIKAEKETKEDKFAREKDEETSLQSTRSANEMDITSTRLRKLEVESRDRVADTLNKSIDGNAINRESATCSEPAEKKNFSSSKHGIVGRDPLIGHSTESATVGLKKKSPEKRITQIEPLHLASRRRNAMGGTSKIIQASERPAKQKLSTIEKKELRDKAKIEEYMHAKEQKNRKVLNKWAGCLPPTKKKMVSPLTKEEKKALADSRKQRLKKLAMEEKQSSSESNREKKRIANKPKAKVSMKTRNDLLIEAALSAAKPEETKEKSKTCNDPTVANNSSSPKTLKDASKSTSKDLSTHLQNSLNLNSVGKIPKKSSVAKATANVPVQEALEDRTLARIMKDVLDISPKESEARNKSKPETTAPALPPQNRPLPTVTSTTSIKSPGKRLKKRVSFSAVIKTVREYQIEETNVLKKLVGKDAPLPTRVMKQVTETDKTNQFLLRIFSWNPVWLEEQQYLNTIAPVVADEELHVTLTHYKSYEEYYRIMAPLLLLEIWHGITKEFQAIDQNRRRPTLMCSIVENSIQMSMPSPNVSLTTLMLEVLVTREDLQKQAYPNYGDLVFFEYTRNQDKGQTFHKVFAYVNDVHQTVLTEWTHYNKELKNYVKKPHVLITYTMLTKALEPNVLVNRVKRMRSVTYLRSTLRLVQALEYLPKSPVMSLILSPKIEQYRLPNVSTSEQLITKDKLNPKQLEAVFKVTETIVQKQSKLCFIQGPPGTGKSKVIANIVSQVLYGNNRYTSSGSSLKILVCAPSNAAIDEITLRLLQIRSTISHKRFRMVRIGRSEVMHPVVKDISVAELAKRDMKKTTTNSMSIPLESVEEEKSLLESKMNALKCEIASTQKMDEAYKKYLRMKLADMATKYELLKNRRPLNEMNSKEFARIQRAAENRILAYADIITCTLSSCYNKQMESLFVTSKKGISVCIVDEATQSTEAESLIPLMLGVNTLVLVGDPNQLPATVISPQAKRFGLDQSIFSRVQNAFEFTPNNPIIMLDTQYRMPRDISSWPNKFFYAGKLKTAIPRNEEFPFHSYRIFNLNTSQNNDNFSNTDEAQFIANMIYSMLTYANLEKWESITFGILTPYNNQKTVIQHKINEKISSRPENFRKKMKFEVNTVDGFQGQERDVIIMSCVRSHKIGFLSDRQRLCVALTRAKHSLIICGNFGVFNKDIMWNSLLSDAKSRKIYFNVNARAEPQEIRQHVVKKPSF, encoded by the exons ATGGGAGCGAAAGATGATTGCTATTTCGTATTGGAACGAATTAATGTGCCTGGCGTGATTATTCTCGATAAACCCGACCACACA TACACTTGTGGCAGAGCCAAGGAAAATCAGATAGTATGCATTAGTCTGGCCGTCTCAAGGCGTCATTGCATATTTTTTCATaggaaaaatgaattatatgttACCGATTTAAAG agtTCTAACGGTGTGTTTATAAATGGAGTCCCACAGCAACCATACCAAACGACCAAGTTAAATCCAAATGATGTCATTGGAGTGGGTTGTTCTGGTTTTGATAATATGGATGAAACCATGTTTgcatataaattacatttaattgcg CAACCACAAATAGTAGTGCAAAGCCTTGCAGAACCATCCTTGAATCATAAAACCGCATCTTCAAAATGTATAACGAACGATAAATCCGATCATGCCATTAAACGTAAGAGGGAACAAAAAAATTGTGATACGAATGTTGTTCCAAATAAGATACCGAAACTGCTGGATCGTTTAGAATCTTGTTCAAAAGAAGCATCTTTAAAAG AACACAGCAATGCGGTGGACGATAATGATCTTGAAATAGTTCACGTTTCATTTAACAATAATGTGTTGGAATCTGATAGACTCGTAAATTCAATGAATTCCCAGTTGAGTAATACGAGCAGCGGTAGTAAGGAAAAGCAAAATGCTCTTAGTAGTTGTAAAGATACGGATCAAAGTAGCAAGAACACCTTTCAGAATGTAGCCAAATCTATGGAAagcaatttattgaataataaaaataaagagaatcTAGCAAATAGCCGTAATTGTTGCAATGTGCAGTCCGAACACAGAATAGGAGATACTAGTACAAAAGCAGTAAgcatagaaaatagaaattatgaCTCGAAAGTAAACTTAAAGACTCCTGAAAGTGAGAAGACTGAAACGTTATCTCCTAAAGTTCCTTCAAGTTTTGTAATTACTGGTGATAACGCAATAAAAATggaagaagaattacaattGACAGATGTAGATGAAAGTATATTTTGGAATTCCTCGAATGATGTACCGCTTGAATCTCCAATCaaactgaaaaaaatacaacatgtaccgaaaacaaaattttccgaGGAGGACGTTGTGAAATTAAGCGACAGCGAAGACGATGTTTTCCCGTGCTCTCAGTTATTTGACATTAGATTTGGCATGAATGCGTCGGTTAAACACGAGATCAAAGAAGAAGCCGTAGAAATTGAAAACGAGAGATTCAGTATGCTCGACGATGAAGATTTAATCGTTTCCTTGTCCGACAGCGACGACGAAGACAAAAATTGGTTACGTAGATTATCTCGTAGTCAAACGCTCAACGAAGATGAATTTAATAGGGAAGTGAAAGACGACAGTATAAAGAAGGAGGATGCGGATGTACAGATTATTGATCTTGAAGATCTCTGTAGCGGATCGGATATGTCTGCAGATAAATCACGATCGAGTATAAACGAGAAGATCAAAGCagaaaaggaaacgaaagaagACAAGTTTGCCCGGGAAAAAGATGAAGAGACTTCCTTGCAAAGTACGAGGAGTGCAAACGAAATGGACATAACGAGCACTCGTCTGAGAAAGTTAGAAGTTGAGTCCAGGGATCGTGTCGCGGACACGTTAAACAAATCAATCGACGGTAATGCAATTAACCGTGAGAGCGCGACATGTTCGGAGCCAgccgaaaagaaaaatttcagttCGAGTAAGCATGGAATCGTGGGTCGTGATCCTTTAATAGGCCATTCAACGGAATCTGCTACAGTTGGCTTAAAGAAGAAGTCTCCCGAGAAAAGGATAACTCAGATAGAACCGTTGCATTTGGCTAGCAGAAGAAGAAACGCCATGGGTGGCACTAGTAAAATTATACAGGCTTCCGAGAGACCTGCGAAACAAAAATTATCTACTATAGAGAAAAAAGAATTGAGAGATAAGGCTAAAATAGAAGAATATATGCACGCTAAAGAGCAGAAGAACCGAAAAGTGCTCAACAAATGGGCAGGCTGCCTTCCGCCGACTAAGAAGAAGATGGTTAGTCCGCTTACCAAGGAGGAGAAGAAAGCATTGGCGGACAGTAGGAAGCAAAGGTTAAAGAAACTCGCCATGGAGGAAAAGCAATCGTCCTCGGAGAGCAATCGGGAGAAGAAGCGTATCGCTAACAAACCGAAGGCAAAAGTGTCGATGAAGACGCGAAACGATTTGCTGATAGAAGCCGCACTTTCCGCAGCGAAACCGGAGGAAACGAAGGAGAAGTCGAAAACTTGCAACGATCCTACGGTAGCAAATAATAGTTCGAGTCCGAAAACACTTAAAGATGCAAGTAAAAGTACGAGCAAAGATCTATCGACGCACCTGCAAAACTCGTTGAATCTCAACAGTGTTGGCAAGATACCGAAAAAAAGCAGCGTCGCTAAAGCTACCGCGAATGTTCCAgttcaggaagccctggaagATCGAACGTTGGCGAGGATAATGAAAGACGTATTGGATATTAGTCCGAAGGAATCAGAagcgagaaataaatcaaaaccaGAAACGACTGCACCTGCACTGCCACCGCAGAACCGTCCCCTCCCCACCGTTACCTCAACGACAAGCATAAAATCCCCGGGTAAAAGATTAAAGAAGCGCGTGTCCTTTTCCGCGGTGATCAAGACTGTACGCGAGTATCAAATCGAGGAGACGAATGTTCTGAAGAAACTCGTGGGGAAAGATGCACCCCTCCCTACGAGAGTGATGAAACAAGTAACGGAAACCGACAAGACGAACCAATTTTTGTTACGTATCTTCTCGTGGAATCCAGTTTGGCTAGAGGAGCAACAGTATTTAAACACGATAGCGCCCGTCGTCGCGGACGAGGAGCTCCACGTGACGCTCACGCATTACAAATCCTACGAGGAATACTACAGAATCATGGCGCCTCTTTTATTGCTAGAAATTTGGCATGGAATAACGAAAGAATTTCAGGCTATCGATCAAAATCGCAGACGACCCACGCTTATGTGTTCCATCGTTGAGAACTCGATTCAAATGAGTATGCCTTCGCCGAATGTATCTTTGACGACCTTGATGCTCGAGGTACTAGTCACGAGGGAGGATCTGCAGAAACAGGCGTATCCTAATTACGGGGACTTGGTGTTTTTCGAGTATACCAGAAATCAAGACAAGGGGCAAACGTTTCACAAAGTGTTCGCGTACGTGAACGACGTTCACCAGACCGTGCTGACGGAATGGACCCATTACAACAAGGAGCTGAAGAACTATGTGAAAAAGCCGCACGTCTTAATAACGTACACCATGTTAACGAAGGCTTTGGAACCGAACGTTCTGGTAAATCGAGTGAAGCGAATGAGAAGCGTGACCTATCTACGCTCGACGTTGCGGTTGGTGCAGGCCTTGGAATACCTTCCCAAGTCGCCGGTGATGAGCTTGATCTTAAGCCCGAAGATCGAACAGTACCGTTTGCCGAACGTGTCGACGTCGGAACAGTTAATCACCAAAGACAAATTGAATCCGAAACAGTTGGAGGCCGTGTTCAAAGTGACCGAGACCATAGTACAAAAACAGTCGAAGCTGTGCTTCATTCAAGGTCCACCGGGTACCGGAAAGTCTAAGGTCATCGCGAATATAGTGAGCCAAGTGCTCTACGGGAACAATAGGTACACGAGTAGCGGGAGTTCGTTGAAGATACTAGTCTGTGCTCCGTCGAACGCCGCCATCGACGAGATCACTTTAAGACTGCTGCAGATCAGGTCCACCATAAGCCACAAACGATTCCGAATGGTTCGAATCGGTCGGTCGGAGGTGATGCATCCCGTCGTGAAGGACATCTCTGTCGCCGAGCTGGCCAAGCGAGACATGAAGAAGACCACGACTAACTCGATGAGCATTCCGCTGGAAAGCGTGGAGGAGGAGAAGAGTCTGTTGGAGTCGAAGATGAACGCGCTGAAATGCGAGATCGCGAGTACACAGAAGATGGACGAGGCTTACAAGAAATACCTGAGAATGAAACTGGCGGACATGGCCACCAAGTACGAGCTGCTGAAGAACCGCAGGCCCTTGAACGAAATGAACTCGAAGGAGTTCGCGAGGATACAGCGGGCCGCTGAGAACAGAATCCTGGCTTACGCGGATATCATCACTTGCACCCTGTCCTCCTGTTACAACAAGCAAATGGAGTCTCTGTTCGTTACCAGTAAGAAAGGAATATCGGTGTGCATCGTGGACGAGGCGACGCAGAGCACCGAAGCGGAGAGCCTGATACCGTTGATGCTGGGCGTGAACACGCTGGTGTTGGTAGGCGATCCGAATCAGCTACCCGCCACAGTGATAAGTCCACAGGCGAAGAGGTTCGGACTGGATCAGTCGATCTTCTCCCGGGTCCAAAACGCCTTCGAGTTCACTCCGAACAACCCGATCATCATGCTGGACACTCAGTACAGGATGCCACGCGATATCTCCTCTTGGCCGAATAAATTCTTCTACGCCGGCAAACTGAAGACCGCGATACCGCGGAACGAGGAGTTTCCGTTTCACTCGTACAGAATTTTCAATCTGAATACAAGCCAGAACAACGATAACTTTTCGAATACCGACGAAGCACAGTTCATAGCCAATATGATATACTCGATGTTGACCTACGCCAATCTGGAGAAGTGGGAGTCTATTACATTTGGTATTCTCACGCCGTACAACAATCAGAAAACTGTGATACAACATAAAATTAACGAGAA GATTTCGTCACGGCCGGAGAATTTTCGTAAAAAGATGAAGTTCGAAGTAAATACGGTCGATGGGTTTCAAGGACAGGAACGCGACGTGATAATCATGTCCTGCGTACGAAGCCACAAGATCGGATTCCTATCCGACAGGCAAAGACTTTGCGTTGCCCTGACCAGGGCGAAACACAGTCTGATAATCTGCGGTAACTTTGGTGTCTTCAAT AAGGATATCATGTGGAATTCCTTGCTGTCGGACGCAAAATcacgtaaaatatattttaatgttaacgcTCGAGCGGAACCTCAGGAAATACGACAACACGTTGTTAAGAAACCTAGTTTTTAA
- the Setx gene encoding putative helicase senataxin isoform X2, whose amino-acid sequence MGAKDDCYFVLERINVPGVIILDKPDHTYTCGRAKENQIVCISLAVSRRHCIFFHRKNELYVTDLKSSNGVFINGVPQQPYQTTKLNPNDVIGVGCSGFDNMDETMFAYKLHLIAQPQIVVQSLAEPSLNHKTASSKCITNDKSDHAIKRKREQKNCDTNVVPNKIPKLLDRLESCSKEASLKEHSNAVDDNDLEIVHVSFNNNVLESDRLVNSMNSQLSNTSSGSKEKQNALSSCKDTDQSSKNTFQNVAKSMESNLLNNKNKENLANSRNCCNVQSEHRIGDTSTKAVSIENRNYDSKVNLKTPESEKTETLSPKVPSSFVITGDNAIKMEEELQLTDVDESIFWNSSNDVPLESPIKLKKIQHVPKTKFSEEDVVKLSDSEDDVFPCSQLFDIRFGMNASVKHEIKEEAVEIENERFSMLDDEDLIVSLSDSDDEDKNWLRRLSRSQTLNEDEFNREVKDDSIKKEDADVQIIDLEDLCSGSDMSADKSRSSINEKIKAEKETKEDKFAREKDEETSLQSTRSANEMDITSTRLRKLEVESRDRVADTLNKSIDGNAINRESATCSEPAEKKNFSSSKHGIVGRDPLIGHSTESATVGLKKKSPEKRITQIEPLHLASRRRNAMGGTSKIIQASERPAKQKLSTIEKKELRDKAKIEEYMHAKEQKNRKVLNKWAGCLPPTKKKMVSPLTKEEKKALADSRKQRLKKLAMEEKQSSSESNREKKRIANKPKAKVSMKTRNDLLIEAALSAAKPEETKEKSKTCNDPTVANNSSSPKTLKDASKSTSKDLSTHLQNSLNLNSVGKIPKKSSVAKATANVPVQEALEDRTLARIMKDVLDISPKESEARNKSKPETTAPALPPQNRPLPTVTSTTSIKSPGKRLKKRVSFSAVIKTVREYQIEETNVLKKLVGKDAPLPTRVMKQVTETDKTNQFLLRIFSWNPVWLEEQQYLNTIAPVVADEELHVTLTHYKSYEEYYRIMAPLLLLEIWHGITKEFQAIDQNRRRPTLMCSIVENSIQMSMPSPNVSLTTLMLEVLVTREDLQKQAYPNYGDLVFFEYTRNQDKGQTFHKVFAYVNDVHQTVLTEWTHYNKELKNYVKKPHVLITYTMLTKALEPNVLVNRVKRMRSVTYLRSTLRLVQALEYLPKSPVMSLILSPKIEQYRLPNVSTSEQLITKDKLNPKQLEAVFKVTETIVQKQSKLCFIQGPPGTGKSKVIANIVSQVLYGNNRYTSSGSSLKILVCAPSNAAIDEITLRLLQIRSTISHKRFRMVRIGRSEVMHPVVKDISVAELAKRDMKKTTTNSMSIPLESVEEEKSLLESKMNALKCEIASTQKMDEAYKKYLRMKLADMATKYELLKNRRPLNEMNSKEFARIQRAAENRILAYADIITCTLSSCYNKQMESLFVTSKKGISVCIVDEATQSTEAESLIPLMLGVNTLVLVGDPNQLPATVISPQAKRFGLDQSIFSRVQNAFEFTPNNPIIMLDTQYRMPRDISSWPNKFFYAGKLKTAIPRNEEFPFHSYRIFNLNTSQNNDNFSNTDEAQFIANMIYSMLTYANLEKWESITFGILTPYNNQKTVIQHKINEKISSRPENFRKKMKFEVNTVDGFQGQERDVIIMSCVRSHKIGFLSDRQRLCVALTRAKHSLIICEGYHVEFLAVGRKIT is encoded by the exons ATGGGAGCGAAAGATGATTGCTATTTCGTATTGGAACGAATTAATGTGCCTGGCGTGATTATTCTCGATAAACCCGACCACACA TACACTTGTGGCAGAGCCAAGGAAAATCAGATAGTATGCATTAGTCTGGCCGTCTCAAGGCGTCATTGCATATTTTTTCATaggaaaaatgaattatatgttACCGATTTAAAG agtTCTAACGGTGTGTTTATAAATGGAGTCCCACAGCAACCATACCAAACGACCAAGTTAAATCCAAATGATGTCATTGGAGTGGGTTGTTCTGGTTTTGATAATATGGATGAAACCATGTTTgcatataaattacatttaattgcg CAACCACAAATAGTAGTGCAAAGCCTTGCAGAACCATCCTTGAATCATAAAACCGCATCTTCAAAATGTATAACGAACGATAAATCCGATCATGCCATTAAACGTAAGAGGGAACAAAAAAATTGTGATACGAATGTTGTTCCAAATAAGATACCGAAACTGCTGGATCGTTTAGAATCTTGTTCAAAAGAAGCATCTTTAAAAG AACACAGCAATGCGGTGGACGATAATGATCTTGAAATAGTTCACGTTTCATTTAACAATAATGTGTTGGAATCTGATAGACTCGTAAATTCAATGAATTCCCAGTTGAGTAATACGAGCAGCGGTAGTAAGGAAAAGCAAAATGCTCTTAGTAGTTGTAAAGATACGGATCAAAGTAGCAAGAACACCTTTCAGAATGTAGCCAAATCTATGGAAagcaatttattgaataataaaaataaagagaatcTAGCAAATAGCCGTAATTGTTGCAATGTGCAGTCCGAACACAGAATAGGAGATACTAGTACAAAAGCAGTAAgcatagaaaatagaaattatgaCTCGAAAGTAAACTTAAAGACTCCTGAAAGTGAGAAGACTGAAACGTTATCTCCTAAAGTTCCTTCAAGTTTTGTAATTACTGGTGATAACGCAATAAAAATggaagaagaattacaattGACAGATGTAGATGAAAGTATATTTTGGAATTCCTCGAATGATGTACCGCTTGAATCTCCAATCaaactgaaaaaaatacaacatgtaccgaaaacaaaattttccgaGGAGGACGTTGTGAAATTAAGCGACAGCGAAGACGATGTTTTCCCGTGCTCTCAGTTATTTGACATTAGATTTGGCATGAATGCGTCGGTTAAACACGAGATCAAAGAAGAAGCCGTAGAAATTGAAAACGAGAGATTCAGTATGCTCGACGATGAAGATTTAATCGTTTCCTTGTCCGACAGCGACGACGAAGACAAAAATTGGTTACGTAGATTATCTCGTAGTCAAACGCTCAACGAAGATGAATTTAATAGGGAAGTGAAAGACGACAGTATAAAGAAGGAGGATGCGGATGTACAGATTATTGATCTTGAAGATCTCTGTAGCGGATCGGATATGTCTGCAGATAAATCACGATCGAGTATAAACGAGAAGATCAAAGCagaaaaggaaacgaaagaagACAAGTTTGCCCGGGAAAAAGATGAAGAGACTTCCTTGCAAAGTACGAGGAGTGCAAACGAAATGGACATAACGAGCACTCGTCTGAGAAAGTTAGAAGTTGAGTCCAGGGATCGTGTCGCGGACACGTTAAACAAATCAATCGACGGTAATGCAATTAACCGTGAGAGCGCGACATGTTCGGAGCCAgccgaaaagaaaaatttcagttCGAGTAAGCATGGAATCGTGGGTCGTGATCCTTTAATAGGCCATTCAACGGAATCTGCTACAGTTGGCTTAAAGAAGAAGTCTCCCGAGAAAAGGATAACTCAGATAGAACCGTTGCATTTGGCTAGCAGAAGAAGAAACGCCATGGGTGGCACTAGTAAAATTATACAGGCTTCCGAGAGACCTGCGAAACAAAAATTATCTACTATAGAGAAAAAAGAATTGAGAGATAAGGCTAAAATAGAAGAATATATGCACGCTAAAGAGCAGAAGAACCGAAAAGTGCTCAACAAATGGGCAGGCTGCCTTCCGCCGACTAAGAAGAAGATGGTTAGTCCGCTTACCAAGGAGGAGAAGAAAGCATTGGCGGACAGTAGGAAGCAAAGGTTAAAGAAACTCGCCATGGAGGAAAAGCAATCGTCCTCGGAGAGCAATCGGGAGAAGAAGCGTATCGCTAACAAACCGAAGGCAAAAGTGTCGATGAAGACGCGAAACGATTTGCTGATAGAAGCCGCACTTTCCGCAGCGAAACCGGAGGAAACGAAGGAGAAGTCGAAAACTTGCAACGATCCTACGGTAGCAAATAATAGTTCGAGTCCGAAAACACTTAAAGATGCAAGTAAAAGTACGAGCAAAGATCTATCGACGCACCTGCAAAACTCGTTGAATCTCAACAGTGTTGGCAAGATACCGAAAAAAAGCAGCGTCGCTAAAGCTACCGCGAATGTTCCAgttcaggaagccctggaagATCGAACGTTGGCGAGGATAATGAAAGACGTATTGGATATTAGTCCGAAGGAATCAGAagcgagaaataaatcaaaaccaGAAACGACTGCACCTGCACTGCCACCGCAGAACCGTCCCCTCCCCACCGTTACCTCAACGACAAGCATAAAATCCCCGGGTAAAAGATTAAAGAAGCGCGTGTCCTTTTCCGCGGTGATCAAGACTGTACGCGAGTATCAAATCGAGGAGACGAATGTTCTGAAGAAACTCGTGGGGAAAGATGCACCCCTCCCTACGAGAGTGATGAAACAAGTAACGGAAACCGACAAGACGAACCAATTTTTGTTACGTATCTTCTCGTGGAATCCAGTTTGGCTAGAGGAGCAACAGTATTTAAACACGATAGCGCCCGTCGTCGCGGACGAGGAGCTCCACGTGACGCTCACGCATTACAAATCCTACGAGGAATACTACAGAATCATGGCGCCTCTTTTATTGCTAGAAATTTGGCATGGAATAACGAAAGAATTTCAGGCTATCGATCAAAATCGCAGACGACCCACGCTTATGTGTTCCATCGTTGAGAACTCGATTCAAATGAGTATGCCTTCGCCGAATGTATCTTTGACGACCTTGATGCTCGAGGTACTAGTCACGAGGGAGGATCTGCAGAAACAGGCGTATCCTAATTACGGGGACTTGGTGTTTTTCGAGTATACCAGAAATCAAGACAAGGGGCAAACGTTTCACAAAGTGTTCGCGTACGTGAACGACGTTCACCAGACCGTGCTGACGGAATGGACCCATTACAACAAGGAGCTGAAGAACTATGTGAAAAAGCCGCACGTCTTAATAACGTACACCATGTTAACGAAGGCTTTGGAACCGAACGTTCTGGTAAATCGAGTGAAGCGAATGAGAAGCGTGACCTATCTACGCTCGACGTTGCGGTTGGTGCAGGCCTTGGAATACCTTCCCAAGTCGCCGGTGATGAGCTTGATCTTAAGCCCGAAGATCGAACAGTACCGTTTGCCGAACGTGTCGACGTCGGAACAGTTAATCACCAAAGACAAATTGAATCCGAAACAGTTGGAGGCCGTGTTCAAAGTGACCGAGACCATAGTACAAAAACAGTCGAAGCTGTGCTTCATTCAAGGTCCACCGGGTACCGGAAAGTCTAAGGTCATCGCGAATATAGTGAGCCAAGTGCTCTACGGGAACAATAGGTACACGAGTAGCGGGAGTTCGTTGAAGATACTAGTCTGTGCTCCGTCGAACGCCGCCATCGACGAGATCACTTTAAGACTGCTGCAGATCAGGTCCACCATAAGCCACAAACGATTCCGAATGGTTCGAATCGGTCGGTCGGAGGTGATGCATCCCGTCGTGAAGGACATCTCTGTCGCCGAGCTGGCCAAGCGAGACATGAAGAAGACCACGACTAACTCGATGAGCATTCCGCTGGAAAGCGTGGAGGAGGAGAAGAGTCTGTTGGAGTCGAAGATGAACGCGCTGAAATGCGAGATCGCGAGTACACAGAAGATGGACGAGGCTTACAAGAAATACCTGAGAATGAAACTGGCGGACATGGCCACCAAGTACGAGCTGCTGAAGAACCGCAGGCCCTTGAACGAAATGAACTCGAAGGAGTTCGCGAGGATACAGCGGGCCGCTGAGAACAGAATCCTGGCTTACGCGGATATCATCACTTGCACCCTGTCCTCCTGTTACAACAAGCAAATGGAGTCTCTGTTCGTTACCAGTAAGAAAGGAATATCGGTGTGCATCGTGGACGAGGCGACGCAGAGCACCGAAGCGGAGAGCCTGATACCGTTGATGCTGGGCGTGAACACGCTGGTGTTGGTAGGCGATCCGAATCAGCTACCCGCCACAGTGATAAGTCCACAGGCGAAGAGGTTCGGACTGGATCAGTCGATCTTCTCCCGGGTCCAAAACGCCTTCGAGTTCACTCCGAACAACCCGATCATCATGCTGGACACTCAGTACAGGATGCCACGCGATATCTCCTCTTGGCCGAATAAATTCTTCTACGCCGGCAAACTGAAGACCGCGATACCGCGGAACGAGGAGTTTCCGTTTCACTCGTACAGAATTTTCAATCTGAATACAAGCCAGAACAACGATAACTTTTCGAATACCGACGAAGCACAGTTCATAGCCAATATGATATACTCGATGTTGACCTACGCCAATCTGGAGAAGTGGGAGTCTATTACATTTGGTATTCTCACGCCGTACAACAATCAGAAAACTGTGATACAACATAAAATTAACGAGAA GATTTCGTCACGGCCGGAGAATTTTCGTAAAAAGATGAAGTTCGAAGTAAATACGGTCGATGGGTTTCAAGGACAGGAACGCGACGTGATAATCATGTCCTGCGTACGAAGCCACAAGATCGGATTCCTATCCGACAGGCAAAGACTTTGCGTTGCCCTGACCAGGGCGAAACACAGTCTGATAATCTGCG AAGGATATCATGTGGAATTCCTTGCTGTCGGACGCAAAATcacgtaa
- the LOC143174412 gene encoding uncharacterized protein LOC143174412: MNAILALVVLAGICAAAPQYYLPSGLLYQHPANLLTSAIEDTLPNELRNGFYKNPRIAARLAQESWYLNKEMQVIDRETDKIPREKIYSVLRNAGLV; encoded by the exons ATGAACGCGATATTAGCGCTCGTCGTTCTCGCGGGAATCTGCGCGGCCGCGCCCCAATATTATCTTCCCTCTGGTCTCCTGTACCAGCATCCTGCCAATTTGTTAACTTCGGCGATAGAGGATACACTGCCGAACGAACTGCGGAACGGTTTTTACAAAAATCCCAGGATCGCGGCGCGACTCGCTCAGGAATCGTGGTACCTTAACAAAGAGATGCAG GTGATCGATCGCGAAACGGATAAAATTCCACGCGAGAAAATCTACAGCGTCCTCCGTAACGCGGGCCTCGTGTGA